The following proteins are encoded in a genomic region of Alphaproteobacteria bacterium:
- a CDS encoding M23 family metallopeptidase: MSVLTKRFPADLLTCLFLTGLCSGALILTGCASQEPAEVVYGQNSYSKPTVKKAKTTPSSSSRRSSVHAANIAADANESTHIVQAGETLASIARNYNVNWHELAKFNHMTEPYTVFAGQKIALTPSSLQANTEPTSFTIPSEQKTEKVDVSAPFSPTEDEPLLPSSDRFTDNDKVTTLPIPPVTIPSTAQHPSQPATPSVDNLPADLPAKATPNLPLNNVESEPTTLPNSPSSKPTPIPALKPQAKITKPESKQDAKVELASSSVSPDDVEKSSEKRNAHSGWFGAGTPSFSWPLKGKVLSHFGVKESGEKMDGITISAKEGTDILASAPGKVIYVGNGIKGYGNLLMIKHKSDYITTYAHADQIFVSEGEKVSEGQAVANVGTTGNISKPQLYFAIRKETKAVDPEALLP, encoded by the coding sequence CTTACTGGGTGTGCCAGCCAAGAGCCAGCCGAAGTAGTCTATGGCCAGAATAGTTATTCTAAGCCAACGGTTAAAAAAGCCAAAACCACCCCGTCTTCATCTTCCAGACGCTCATCAGTTCATGCTGCCAATATTGCCGCTGATGCAAATGAATCCACCCACATTGTCCAAGCGGGTGAAACCCTGGCATCCATTGCCCGTAATTATAACGTAAACTGGCATGAGCTTGCTAAATTCAACCACATGACGGAACCTTATACCGTTTTTGCAGGACAAAAAATTGCCCTTACTCCGTCATCCCTGCAAGCCAATACGGAGCCTACCTCTTTTACTATCCCGTCTGAACAAAAAACAGAGAAAGTGGATGTATCAGCACCTTTTTCACCGACGGAAGATGAACCATTATTACCCAGTTCTGATCGATTTACTGATAACGATAAAGTCACCACCCTTCCCATACCACCGGTAACGATTCCATCTACGGCTCAACACCCTAGCCAACCAGCAACCCCATCCGTTGATAATTTACCGGCTGATCTACCAGCCAAAGCAACACCGAATCTTCCCCTCAACAATGTAGAGTCTGAACCGACTACGTTGCCTAACAGTCCATCATCCAAACCAACACCAATCCCTGCTTTAAAACCTCAAGCCAAAATCACCAAACCCGAATCAAAGCAAGACGCCAAGGTTGAGCTTGCTTCCAGCTCGGTATCCCCCGATGACGTAGAGAAGTCTTCAGAGAAGCGAAATGCGCATAGTGGCTGGTTTGGTGCCGGCACGCCTAGCTTTTCGTGGCCCCTAAAAGGTAAAGTCCTTTCCCATTTTGGCGTTAAAGAGTCGGGTGAAAAAATGGATGGCATCACCATTAGCGCTAAAGAAGGAACCGATATCCTGGCCTCAGCCCCTGGTAAAGTTATTTATGTTGGCAATGGCATTAAAGGTTACGGCAACTTGTTGATGATTAAGCACAAAAGCGACTACATCACCACTTATGCCCACGCTGACCAGATTTTTGTCAGCGAAGGAGAGAAAGTGAGTGAAGGACAGGCCGTTGCTAATGTCGGCACCACGGGCAATATCAGCAAACCACAACTCTACTTCGCCATCCGCAAAGAAACAAAGGCCGTTGATCCAGAAGCTTTGTTGCCGTAA
- a CDS encoding heme ABC transporter permease, whose amino-acid sequence MLHRWLKPKSLRTWMPWMMKLSICVCVITLGLGLYWSLLASPADYQQGDTVRIMYIHVPAAWMAMMIYSIMAGASGAYLVWRNPVMPLIAEESAPLGAAFTFMCLVTGSLWGKPMWGTWWVWDARLTSVLVLFFLYIGYLFLVSALRSKEAYERLTAMLVLIGFVNIPVIKFSVEFWNTLHQPASVIRKGGIAIDTAFLKPLFTMGIAFMALYLALLSVRVLRRLRAG is encoded by the coding sequence ATGTTACATCGTTGGTTAAAACCTAAATCATTGCGTACATGGATGCCATGGATGATGAAACTATCGATCTGTGTCTGTGTGATCACGTTAGGTTTGGGGCTTTATTGGTCGCTATTAGCATCCCCTGCCGATTATCAACAAGGCGATACGGTTAGGATTATGTATATCCATGTTCCGGCGGCCTGGATGGCCATGATGATTTATTCGATTATGGCAGGTGCAAGTGGCGCTTATTTAGTATGGCGCAATCCGGTGATGCCTCTTATTGCCGAAGAATCAGCACCACTTGGGGCAGCCTTCACCTTTATGTGCCTGGTGACTGGTTCATTATGGGGCAAACCTATGTGGGGGACCTGGTGGGTGTGGGATGCCAGGCTTACCTCGGTTTTGGTGTTGTTCTTTTTGTATATTGGCTATTTATTCCTGGTGAGTGCGCTGCGCAGTAAAGAAGCCTATGAGCGCCTTACGGCCATGCTGGTATTAATCGGTTTTGTGAATATTCCCGTCATTAAATTTTCGGTGGAATTCTGGAACACATTACACCAGCCTGCCAGCGTTATCCGTAAAGGTGGCATAGCCATCGATACCGCCTTCCTAAAGCCTTTGTTTACGATGGGTATTGCATTCATGGCGCTTTATCTGGCGCTGTTATCGGTGAGAGTGTTGAGGCGATTGCGGGCGGGATAA
- a CDS encoding FAD-binding oxidoreductase, producing MLAIDHIQALSEIDHCRTIAAHDDIKKFCIPERGNEIGKTPLVLMPSTTEAVSAILSYCHQHQLEIMPQGGLTGLAGGSIPTASDTQIVLNLSRLNQMIQLKDGYATAQAGMVLSTFKDEVARKGRYFPLSYGSEQSAQLGGAVATNAGGINFLHYGGARQLLLKLKVVLMDGTILELGNTVPKDNCGYDIKDLFVGSEGTLGVITEVTFRLFNPRAQTYTSLVGLTEIEPLPQIFKQLKSGMGDSLTAFELINRQAFQLGFESYIKDHGDLALFDQSYPWYLLFECSTSSPYMNLQEMLILTLEADHSFINLEQVLLAENLEKAEALWSCRHRISDAAKHYPGITFDISVEDIDGFVKEFSTKITAIHSQLVPVIFGHAGDYNLHVHARNMSSKQDLSALEKQQLEDLVFAILTSMKEKKLGASLSAEHGIGRHKKRMLSSWVPQVHIQAMKGIKQLFDPQSLLHDGVIFDKD from the coding sequence ATGTTAGCGATCGATCATATTCAAGCATTATCCGAGATTGATCATTGTCGGACTATTGCGGCACACGACGATATCAAAAAATTTTGCATCCCTGAGCGTGGAAATGAAATAGGCAAGACGCCCTTAGTGTTAATGCCCTCTACGACGGAAGCCGTTTCAGCAATTCTATCTTATTGCCATCAGCACCAACTGGAGATAATGCCCCAGGGCGGATTGACAGGGCTTGCTGGTGGTTCTATCCCCACGGCCAGTGATACGCAAATTGTGTTAAACCTCTCGCGTTTAAATCAAATGATTCAACTGAAAGACGGGTATGCCACTGCACAGGCAGGGATGGTGTTATCAACTTTTAAAGATGAAGTAGCAAGAAAAGGGCGTTATTTCCCCCTTTCCTATGGATCGGAACAAAGTGCACAACTTGGAGGTGCTGTTGCGACCAATGCAGGTGGAATTAATTTTTTGCATTACGGAGGGGCAAGGCAATTACTCTTAAAGCTGAAAGTGGTTTTAATGGATGGTACTATCCTTGAACTAGGGAATACGGTTCCTAAAGATAATTGCGGCTATGATATCAAGGATCTTTTTGTCGGAAGTGAAGGAACTTTAGGTGTTATTACCGAAGTGACGTTTAGGTTATTTAATCCGCGCGCACAAACCTATACCAGCTTGGTAGGTTTAACGGAGATTGAGCCTTTACCACAGATATTCAAGCAATTAAAATCGGGCATGGGTGATAGTTTAACGGCCTTCGAATTGATTAATCGGCAGGCATTTCAATTGGGTTTTGAGTCTTATATCAAAGATCACGGCGATCTGGCCTTGTTTGATCAAAGCTATCCCTGGTATCTTCTCTTTGAATGTTCTACGTCCAGCCCGTATATGAATCTTCAGGAAATGCTGATACTAACCTTAGAGGCGGATCATTCTTTTATCAACCTTGAACAGGTATTGCTGGCGGAGAATTTAGAAAAAGCAGAAGCGTTGTGGTCGTGCCGACATCGTATTTCGGATGCAGCCAAGCACTATCCTGGCATTACTTTTGATATTTCAGTGGAAGATATCGATGGGTTTGTCAAAGAATTTTCAACGAAGATCACGGCGATTCATTCCCAGCTGGTGCCTGTTATTTTTGGTCATGCAGGTGATTATAACCTGCACGTCCATGCGCGTAATATGTCATCCAAGCAGGATTTATCTGCTTTAGAGAAGCAACAGCTGGAAGATCTGGTGTTTGCTATTTTAACATCGATGAAAGAAAAAAAACTCGGGGCCAGCCTGAGTGCAGAACATGGCATTGGTCGCCATAAAAAGCGCATGTTGTCATCATGGGTTCCGCAGGTGCATATTCAAGCCATGAAAGGTATTAAACAACTGTTTGACCCGCAGTCACTCCTGCATGACGGCGTGATATTCGATAAGGACTAA
- the mgtE gene encoding magnesium transporter, giving the protein MAENEYILKEQETAIPEDHEYGLDRGRMRAVVDAIDQHDEKKLLELLEPVHPADIADSINLMSYDKRASFVELLGDNFSPLILVELESGVRDEVIEMLGIERAARIIKQLSIEDAFDFIEDIDEEHRHAILPELPEKTRAAIEEALEYPDDSAGRLLQKNLVSVPEYWTVGQTIDYLRSKKKLPNDFHHVFLVDPQHRPVGSILVSRLIRKQRATVIKDIMDIDLKLIRPEMDQEEVAYIFRQYGLVSAPVVDEQGHLKGIISLEDVVSVIEEEAEEDIFLLGGVGQDDIHASLLETSRKRFLWLFVNFLTAILASYVISLFQGSIEKVVALAVLMPIIASMGGNAGTQTLTVVVRAIATKDITSANAMRVLFKEFMVGFINGILFALVSGVLVGLWFHNWTYSLVFGLAITLNLIFAGFSGVLIPISLVKLGLDPAIASGVFLTTVTDCVGFAGFLGFATYFLFHFNHF; this is encoded by the coding sequence ATGGCCGAAAACGAGTACATATTAAAGGAGCAGGAAACTGCCATTCCTGAAGACCATGAGTATGGTCTTGACCGTGGACGTATGCGTGCCGTTGTTGATGCTATTGACCAGCATGATGAAAAAAAACTTCTCGAATTATTAGAACCTGTCCATCCTGCCGATATTGCTGACAGTATCAACTTAATGAGTTACGACAAGCGAGCCTCGTTTGTGGAGTTGCTTGGTGATAATTTTTCACCGCTAATCCTCGTTGAGTTAGAAAGTGGTGTTCGCGATGAAGTCATCGAGATGCTGGGTATTGAGCGAGCAGCTAGAATTATAAAACAATTAAGCATAGAAGATGCTTTTGATTTTATTGAAGATATCGATGAAGAGCATCGGCATGCAATCTTACCAGAACTTCCAGAAAAAACCCGCGCAGCGATTGAAGAGGCGCTTGAATATCCAGACGATAGTGCCGGCCGTCTTTTGCAGAAAAACCTGGTTTCTGTTCCTGAATATTGGACAGTAGGGCAAACCATTGATTATCTGCGTTCTAAAAAGAAGCTGCCGAATGATTTTCATCATGTCTTTTTGGTGGATCCGCAGCATCGGCCGGTAGGGTCAATCCTGGTCAGCAGATTGATTCGAAAACAGCGGGCAACTGTGATCAAAGATATCATGGATATCGATCTTAAATTGATCCGCCCGGAAATGGATCAGGAGGAAGTGGCTTATATTTTTCGTCAATACGGGTTGGTATCAGCGCCGGTAGTCGATGAACAAGGGCATTTAAAGGGTATCATTTCCCTTGAAGATGTCGTGTCCGTTATTGAGGAAGAAGCTGAAGAGGATATTTTCTTACTCGGAGGGGTTGGCCAGGACGACATCCATGCGAGTTTATTAGAAACATCGCGTAAGCGTTTTTTATGGCTGTTCGTTAATTTTCTCACGGCCATTCTGGCTTCTTATGTGATTAGTTTATTCCAGGGATCGATTGAAAAAGTGGTTGCCCTGGCGGTGCTGATGCCTATTATTGCCTCCATGGGCGGTAATGCAGGAACACAAACCCTTACGGTTGTTGTAAGGGCCATTGCGACTAAAGATATAACCTCTGCCAATGCTATGCGCGTTCTTTTCAAAGAATTTATGGTGGGGTTTATCAATGGAATATTATTTGCGTTAGTGAGTGGTGTGTTGGTGGGATTATGGTTCCACAACTGGACGTATAGCCTTGTCTTTGGTTTGGCCATCACGCTGAATTTAATTTTTGCTGGATTTTCTGGCGTATTGATTCCTATTTCCCTGGTAAAATTGGGTCTTGATCCTGCTATTGCTTCGGGCGTGTTTTTAACAACCGTAACAGACTGTGTGGGGTTTGCAGGATTTTTAGGTTTTGCCACCTATTTTCTGTTTCATTTCAATCATTTTTAG
- a CDS encoding Bax inhibitor-1/YccA family protein — translation MNDFTRVSSGINAKPVSYNDSLRAFMMSVYNHMATALAITGLIAYFVGTNTQIFQMFYGTPVIYVIMFAPVVLAMVFGAKVYTMSPKAAAIGLYSFAALMGISTAYIFMVYTAVSIASTFFMTASIFGGMSLYGYTTKKDLTSWGSFLVMGMFAAILVSVVNIFLKSPAISYAVSYVVVFLVIGLTAYDTQKLKQIHYQVSGDRTMVARASIAGAFSLYLDFLNLFIQLLRLFGNRK, via the coding sequence ATGAATGATTTTACCCGCGTTTCCAGTGGTATTAACGCCAAGCCGGTGAGTTATAATGATAGCTTGCGTGCGTTTATGATGAGTGTCTATAATCACATGGCGACTGCGTTGGCTATTACTGGATTGATTGCTTATTTCGTTGGTACTAACACCCAGATTTTCCAAATGTTTTATGGAACTCCGGTTATTTATGTGATTATGTTTGCGCCTGTTGTCTTGGCGATGGTGTTCGGTGCAAAAGTCTATACGATGTCGCCTAAAGCTGCCGCTATTGGACTGTATAGTTTTGCTGCGCTTATGGGGATCTCGACGGCTTATATCTTTATGGTGTATACGGCGGTCAGTATTGCCAGTACGTTTTTTATGACGGCGTCTATTTTTGGAGGTATGAGTTTATACGGTTATACTACCAAAAAAGATCTTACCTCATGGGGTAGCTTTTTGGTCATGGGAATGTTTGCTGCCATCTTAGTGAGCGTTGTGAATATCTTCCTTAAAAGCCCTGCTATTTCGTATGCTGTTTCGTATGTGGTGGTATTTCTGGTCATTGGCTTAACGGCTTATGATACGCAAAAATTAAAACAGATTCACTACCAGGTCTCTGGAGACCGGACGATGGTTGCCAGAGCATCTATTGCCGGAGCTTTTAGCCTTTATCTGGATTTCCTTAATTTATTTATCCAACTGCTTCGTTTATTTGGAAACAGAAAATAA
- a CDS encoding NifU family protein, with protein MFIQTESTPNPETLKFMPGVEVMGDQGPVSISSEEEAKSRSPLAASLFEIGRVKSVFLGSDFVSVTKIQDADWSTLKVEILTTIMDHFLAGKPVLSHADASPARSTHHHHHGGGCCGGLADDGDEFEDTELTKQIKELLETRVRPAVAQDGGDITFKRFNEETGIVYLELHGACSGCPSSTATLKQGIENMLKYYVPEITAVEAVN; from the coding sequence ATGTTTATCCAAACCGAATCCACACCGAATCCAGAAACATTAAAATTTATGCCCGGCGTTGAGGTCATGGGCGACCAGGGGCCTGTTAGCATCAGTTCGGAAGAGGAAGCTAAATCGCGCTCGCCGCTGGCTGCATCTTTATTTGAAATTGGTCGAGTCAAGTCGGTCTTCCTGGGATCTGATTTTGTATCGGTGACAAAAATTCAAGATGCAGATTGGAGCACGTTGAAAGTTGAAATACTGACTACGATTATGGACCATTTTTTAGCGGGCAAACCTGTACTTAGTCATGCAGACGCATCACCTGCACGTTCGACTCATCATCACCATCATGGCGGTGGGTGTTGTGGTGGGCTTGCTGATGATGGTGATGAATTTGAAGATACCGAACTTACCAAACAAATCAAAGAATTACTTGAAACCCGTGTGCGTCCAGCGGTTGCCCAGGATGGCGGGGATATTACCTTTAAGCGCTTTAATGAAGAAACAGGTATTGTCTATCTTGAACTTCATGGAGCATGCTCTGGATGCCCAAGCTCTACGGCCACGTTGAAGCAAGGGATTGAAAATATGCTAAAATACTATGTCCCCGAAATTACAGCTGTTGAAGCCGTTAATTAA
- a CDS encoding UPF0262 family protein — protein sequence MEGSNHIIAFYLSPELKAASPLQQHDQEKAIADFMLHNQIDLSASVGPFEGYLSLQDNKWILNIREHLGGASVADVKIPVSSLRKMIKDYSIICENYQQAVATADPSKVQAIDMGRRSLHNEGAEMLVKILSSTLDIDFETGRRLFSILVVVSRR from the coding sequence GTGGAGGGAAGCAATCATATTATTGCCTTTTACCTTTCGCCTGAGCTTAAAGCCGCAAGCCCATTGCAGCAACATGATCAGGAAAAAGCAATCGCAGATTTTATGTTGCATAACCAAATCGATCTGAGCGCTTCGGTTGGCCCCTTCGAAGGGTACTTATCGTTGCAGGATAATAAGTGGATCCTGAATATTAGAGAGCATCTTGGCGGTGCATCGGTTGCTGATGTTAAAATACCGGTATCTAGTTTGCGTAAGATGATTAAGGATTACAGCATTATCTGTGAAAATTATCAACAGGCGGTGGCGACGGCCGATCCTTCAAAGGTGCAGGCCATTGATATGGGGCGCAGAAGCCTTCATAATGAAGGCGCTGAAATGTTAGTTAAAATCCTTTCTTCAACCCTTGACATCGACTTTGAAACAGGTCGCAGGCTTTTTTCAATCCTGGTGGTGGTGAGTAGACGTTAA